Proteins from one Malaya genurostris strain Urasoe2022 chromosome 2, Malgen_1.1, whole genome shotgun sequence genomic window:
- the LOC131431690 gene encoding probable serine hydrolase: MAINSVKICRFYKNNVAMNDSASKSLINLVEQHDRKHGVREVRIELPYGVIAGKWWGPENVRPIVCLHGWQDNAGTFDTLIPLLPKDISFLAIDLPGHGYSSRIAHGLSYQSMNILSLLLAIMSEYGWKKISLLSHSMGSVLHYVFAAIFPDKVDLLISLDSIKPQVHPLEFVVSRLIDATEQFMVADLRNQEKSEPPSYTYEEMVQRLHDATLQSISRETCPFLLHRNIKPSSKYPEKYYFTRDSRLKHFSGFPFSQEVNVELAKRITSPFLFIKATRSSYFEDKKYYNEVVEVLKHNNPHFEIATVEGTHHVHLTNPERVAPIVTQFLQKHWTKDEDVTSKL; the protein is encoded by the exons ATGgctataaattcagtgaaaatttGTCGCTTCTATAAGAATAACGTAGCAATGAATGATTCTGCTTCGAAGTCGCTGATCAATCTTGTGGAACAGCACGATCGTAAACATGGG GTCCGAGAAGTACGCATAGAATTGCCATACGGGGTGATCGCCGGTAAATGGTGGGGACCAGAAAATGTACGGCCCATCGTGTGTTTGCACGGATGGCAAGACAACGCCGGAACGTTCGATACGTTGATTCCACTGCTGCCGAAGGACATCAGCTTTCTGGCCATCGATCTTCCGGGGCACGGGTACTCGTCGCGGATTGCACATGGGCTTTCCTATCAAAGTATGAACATTCTAAGCCTACTGCTGGCCATCATGTCTGAATACGGATGGAAAAAAATCTCTCTGTTAAGTCATTCAATGGGATccgtattgcattatgttttcGCTGCCATATTTCCGGACAAGGTCGACCTGTTGATTTCACTGGACTCCATCAAACCACAAGTCCATCCATTAGAGTTCGTAGTTTCACGCTTGATAGATGCAACGGAACAATTTATGGTTGCAGATCTTCGAAACCAGGAAAAATCTGAACCACCATCCTACACGTACGAGGAAATGGTGCAGAGATTACACGATGCCACTTTACAATCTATTAGCCGGGAAACTTGTCCGTTCCTGCTACATCGAAATATTAAGCCCAGCTCCAAATATCCGGAAAAGTATTACTTTACTCGTGATAGTCGGTTGAAGCACTTCTCGGGATTTCCTTTCTCACAGGAAGTCAATGTAGAGTTGGCTAAACGCATTACCTCGCCGTTCCTATTCATAAAAGCTACCCGCTCGTCGTATTTTGAGGACAAAAAGTACTATAATGAGGTTGTAGAGGTACTGAAGCACAATAATCCGCATTTCGAGATTGCTACCGTCGAAGGTACTCACCACGTACACCTAACCAATCCCGAACGGGTGGCTCCAATTGTGACCCAATTTTTGCAAAAACATTGGACTAAAGACGAGGATGTCACGAGTAAACTGTGA
- the LOC131427889 gene encoding probable serine hydrolase: MTSDSSSSESENELRTTDRHPMIEFIELYDRKHKVTEVEIPIPYGKLAGKWFGPKNLRPIVCLHGFQDNSGTFDRLIPLLPEDVSFLSIDFPGHGHSSRVPDGMSYNQFDYVVLLLYIMKEYNWDKISIMGHSMGAQIGFVFTALFPGKVEFLIQIDALKPLSYYPKHLPNYGAIMVTKFIEADVRNRELSEPPSYTYEEMIEKLHEATFESLSKETCPYILQRNIKHSKKFPGKYYFDRDNKVKYMQIIGWSDAVNHELARHVKVPQLMLKATQSPYRGSREGFDDMVAVLQKHNPLFELQYVNGSHHIHLTDPELVAPVITEFLKKHWVGHFDKIVSKL, encoded by the exons ATGACTAGTGATTCTAGTAGCTCCGAATCGGAGAATGAACTTCGAACCACGGAtcgtcatccaatgattgaatttATCGAGCTGTACGATAGAAAACACAAG GTGACAGAAGTGGAAATTCCTATTCCTTATGGAAAACTCGCCGGAAAGTGGTTCGGTCCGAAAAACCTAAGGCCCATCGTATGTCTCCATGGATTTCAGGACAACAGTGGCACCTTTGATCGATTGATTCCATTATTGCCCGAGGACGTCAGTTTTCTATCGATTGACTTTCCTGGTCATGGTCACTCTTCGCGAGTTCCGGATGGAATGAGCTACAATCAGTTTGATTACGTCGTTCTACTACTGTATATTATGAAGGAGTATAATTGGGATAAAATATCTATTATGGGTCATTCGATGGGAGCTCAAATAGGCTTTGTATTCACGGCACTATTTCCGGGAAAAGTAGaatttctcatacaaatagatgcactgaaaccgttaagCTATTATCCAAAGCATCTACCAAACTACGGTGCAATAATGGTGACAAAGTTCATCGAAGCAGATGTCAGAAACCGAGAACTGTCAGAACCACCTTCCTATACTTACGAAGAGATGATCGAAAAACTTCATGAGGCGACTTTCGAATCATTATCGAAAGAAACCTGCCCATACATTTTGCAACGAAATATTAAACATTCCAAAAAATTCCCGGGAAAGTATTACTTCGACCGAGATAATAAAgtgaaatatatgcaaatcatagGTTGGTCAGACGCCGTTAACCATGAATTAGCAAGGCATGTCAAGGTACCCCAGCTAATGCTGAAAGCAACGCAATCGCCCTATCGCGGTTCCAGAGAAGGATTCGACGATATGGTAGCTGTACTACAGAAGCATAACCCATTATTTGAACTACAGTATGTGAATGGTTCGCACCACATTCATCTAACCGATCCAGAATTGGTAGCACCGGTGATAACGGAGTTTTTGAAAAAACACTGGGTGggacattttgataaaattgttagtaaattataa